A segment of the Huiozyma naganishii CBS 8797 chromosome 12, complete genome genome:
AGCATCGAGTGGCACAACTCTGGAGCTCGGGTCTTTGTACTTTGCAACATATTCGCTGAAAGTCATGTCTGAAGATATGTGGAAAAAGATCGTCACAAAGTTTTGATAAACTGCGCAATGCTGCTGAATAAAATCTAGCATACTGGTAATGGATTCCAGTAGTGGAATATACATTGGCTCCTCCGTGGTGATTTTTCTTGTATCCCTGTAGCGCTGCCATTGCTGCAAAAGACGCTCTGCTCCCTGTTGTTGAGCAATACCCTTCTCGGGCTCGTACCTACTCGCAATCTGCTTCacgttttccaaaactttcCCCCACATCCCTGAATACACAGCCTGTATGTTTTTATTCCATTTTTCCACGATTAAGTTATACTTTTGTTTATCGATCCCCTTACAGAACGATATGAGCGAGGAAAACACAAGAAGCCTCTGAAGAATACTGATTAACTGTTCGTTTGTTGTCCCATCGTTTTTAATATTTGCAAAAAGTGAACCCATTTCTTTTACGAGGCGCTCTAAAAACAGCTCTGTTACTTTTTCATAGTAATGAcgtcttcttttcaaagcCTCCATGTCTTTTAAAGTGTATTCCTGTTTACTTGCTTCGCCACTGATAGCTTCCAGAGCCTTGGAAAGCAGGCTTAATTGCGTTTCCATCCAAGGCAAATTACGTTCCCGTATTGAACACTTCAGCAGCTCCTTCAATGTGTCCTCGTCCAAAGAAACGGTATTCAAAAGGTCCGAAAGTGTATTCCAAagcatttttttgtttgcaCTCTCTATCTGCAAACCGTTTTCTTGGATTTCCAGATATTTGATATCCTGAGAGAAGTTGTTGAGTTCCATCAAAAATAGAGAAAATGCAGGGTTCATTTTAGAACACTCTTGTTCCACACTCTCTCCGTAAGGCACCAATTCCGGCCCAATAGTTTGGAGCGTGatgatatttttgttgaaagagtGATTTGCTTCAATCATTTTGGCATTAAGTCTGTCGATCAGGGTGTCAGCATCATCGTCCAATTCCCAATTGATATCTGTCAGCGTTTCAAGTAGCTCCTCGTCTTTAATTTGCACACGTTTGGATCCCTTTGAAGCAGTAGCCTTGATATTGTCGTCTGATATGTCAGGAAGCGCGtgttcctcttcttgtATTGTGGATACTTCGTGGTATCTGTGTGGTTCTTCTTGTGTGAAGTTCCCGCTGTACCGGACTTCATCCCCTTGTTCGAAAGACAGTTCGCTGTCATCTGGTTGCGATACTGCCCGTTTCGATGCAACTACTTCCTGATTCTCTAAGGGGGCATTCAGATCCACAGGGGCATTGAAGTCATCCTCTGCTGGGGGTTCTTCGGGTAATGGGACAGCTTCCGTGTAAGAAATTTCGCTGTTCAGGCTGTCATTCAAATCTGGTTCTGTGAGAGGTATGGGAGCAGGCAATCCATTCTCCTCTTGCATATTGTCGCTCAACATTGCATTAATGTTTTCTAGAACGCTGTCTGATTGTTTCTGCACGCCAGCACTAGCATCGTTTCCCATGTAAGATTCAGTAATATCATTGTACTCCTCACCGTTTGCGCTAGTCGGTGGAATATTGAGTTGTTCTGGAGTGAGCCTTTCGTTGACCTCGTTTATGGTAGGGTTATACTGATAGGGAGCCTTTTCTAGCGAGTTCTGAGCTGGTCCTCTCGCGTTCTGTTGTGTTCCTTTCAACTGTTCCTGTTCCCTCGTTACAGCCTGTCTTTTGAGCTCCCTTTGGCGTAATGATTCTTGTTGCTCCTCTAATTGCCTTTGGTTCTCACGTTGGCGCTGTTGCTCCATTTCCTGTTGTCTCCTTTGCTCTTCGAATTgaatttgttcttcaagttgtcgCCGTTGTTCCATCTCTTGCTGTCTACGCAATTCCAGCTCCTGTTGCCGATGCTGCTCCATCTCTTGCCGTCTACGCAATTCCAGCTCCTGTGCCTGCCGACGCTGCTCCATTTCCTGTTGTTTCatctgttcttgttctgctCTTTTTTGATTCTCTCTTTCTAGTTGATTTTGGCGTTCAAGCAAGTGTTGTTGCACCTCAGGTTGTGAATCCCTGTTCATTTGCAAGTTGCCCTCATTCTGATAATACTTGATATCGTTACTATTTCTGTAAGAGCTTCTAGGCGGTGGAACAGACGACTCGAACGTCTGGAAACTATCCGCCACATTACCACTTATTTCCGGGGTTATTCTATCAGTGGTAGGAGAGACCACCGATTTGAATACTGTTTTAGCACCACGGACGGCTCTCGAGTAGCTCCTTTCGTCGAGGTAAAACATTGAAAGATCCCAATTAACAAGTTCTGGCACATGGCCCTCGAATACCTGACTGTACATCTTAATCAAGCTTTTAATAAAAACGGTTCTCTCCTTAGGGGAATTTGTTTCCCAGTAGTACGTTTTCCCCATGGTGAGTAAGAATCCCTCTGGAATTTCCGTGTCCCTTTCAACTTTCACTATTTCCTCCAAGTCCCATGTTCTTCCGATCTGGAAGGTACCATCAGAGTTTTCCCTCGCCTTATGCAAACTAACTTTTTTCGGGTTGTTTGCCATGGAACTCAGGATTAGCactctcttctttttatattccaACTTTGAGTCAGGGCCTGGTCTTACACTCGAATACTTTGCATCCTCTATAATTCTGACGTGAGTTATATAGTTGTTAGGCGGAGTACCCTTCTTGGAATCCGGTTTTGTAAAACAGGATGATATGATACGTTTAAGGTCCCTATCGTACTGCTCCGCCAGAAAATTAGAGTTTTGAGAGGATGTCGAAGACCTAGAAGTAGTCCTCTTATGCGATTGAGTCGAGCCAGTCACGGGAGGGATAGTGTCGCTGCTCTTTGGGGCACCCGTACTCGATGCAGAAGTCGTCCTCATGTGGATGGAGGAGTGCGACTGACCCTCATCCCGGGACGACTGTCTGCTGTGCGATTTCTTCTTAAACGGAGATATAACACTTTTCATGTTCTCAGAATGTGCGGGTTCCCCTTAGCCACTAACCGTTGGAGCAACCGCTGTGTGAAACAGATCCACCTCCCACAAGAGAGTCCCACAGCTCAAGAGAAGTACAAGAATATCAACTTTGAGATTATAACCCTAACTTTCGTCAGAAGCGATATTTCAGAAATCCCTTCGAGgatagaaaaaaaaaagaagaagaagatgtaATGAGCGAGAGGCGTGTGTGGAATCTCGGGACCTGTCTTACCTCTCTCTGTGCCCTGCCGTTCCCTATTCTGACAGACTCACGAACTTCAATTCCATTTCGTCGTACCAAAAAATGTCTATGGATTTCAATGCACTAGCCCAACAATTCACCGAATTCTACTACAACCAGTTCGATTCGGACAGAAGCCAGCTGGGGAACTTGTACAGAGATGAGTCCATGCTAACTTTTGAAACGACCCAGCTACAAGGTACCAAGGCGATTGTTGAGAAATTGACCTCTTTGCCCTTCCAAAGAGTCTCGCACAGAATCACAACGCTGGATGCTCAGCCAGCATCCGCGAACGGCGATGTCCTTGTCATGATCACCGGTGATCTTTTGATTGACGAGGAACAGAACGCTCAACGGTTTTCCCAAGTGTTCCACTTGATCCCAGATGGTAACTCGTACTACGTTTTCAACGATATCTTCCGTTTGAACTACTCTTCCTGATTGATAGGGAGTCACACAGAAAGAGAGCTACGATGTGGCAATCTGCGTTATACATCAATCCTATATAAGATAGTaagaatataaaaagaaacatGTCAGCTTAACCTATTTGGCTTAGCAAACAACAGTCATTTATAAGTAATCCCT
Coding sequences within it:
- the SEC3 gene encoding GTP-Rho binding exocyst subunit SEC3 (similar to Saccharomyces cerevisiae SEC3 (YER008C); ancestral locus Anc_7.154); translated protein: MKSVISPFKKKSHSRQSSRDEGQSHSSIHMRTTSASSTGAPKSSDTIPPVTGSTQSHKRTTSRSSTSSQNSNFLAEQYDRDLKRIISSCFTKPDSKKGTPPNNYITHVRIIEDAKYSSVRPGPDSKLEYKKKRVLILSSMANNPKKVSLHKARENSDGTFQIGRTWDLEEIVKVERDTEIPEGFLLTMGKTYYWETNSPKERTVFIKSLIKMYSQVFEGHVPELVNWDLSMFYLDERSYSRAVRGAKTVFKSVVSPTTDRITPEISGNVADSFQTFESSVPPPRSSYRNSNDIKYYQNEGNLQMNRDSQPEVQQHLLERQNQLERENQKRAEQEQMKQQEMEQRRQAQELELRRRQEMEQHRQQELELRRQQEMEQRRQLEEQIQFEEQRRQQEMEQQRQRENQRQLEEQQESLRQRELKRQAVTREQEQLKGTQQNARGPAQNSLEKAPYQYNPTINEVNERLTPEQLNIPPTSANGEEYNDITESYMGNDASAGVQKQSDSVLENINAMLSDNMQEENGLPAPIPLTEPDLNDSLNSEISYTEAVPLPEEPPAEDDFNAPVDLNAPLENQEVVASKRAVSQPDDSELSFEQGDEVRYSGNFTQEEPHRYHEVSTIQEEEHALPDISDDNIKATASKGSKRVQIKDEELLETLTDINWELDDDADTLIDRLNAKMIEANHSFNKNIITLQTIGPELVPYGESVEQECSKMNPAFSLFLMELNNFSQDIKYLEIQENGLQIESANKKMLWNTLSDLLNTVSLDEDTLKELLKCSIRERNLPWMETQLSLLSKALEAISGEASKQEYTLKDMEALKRRRHYYEKVTELFLERLVKEMGSLFANIKNDGTTNEQLISILQRLLVFSSLISFCKGIDKQKYNLIVEKWNKNIQAVYSGMWGKVLENVKQIASRYEPEKGIAQQQGAERLLQQWQRYRDTRKITTEEPMYIPLLESITSMLDFIQQHCAVYQNFVTIFFHISSDMTFSEYVAKYKDPSSRVVPLDAIQQMDSNRESAIAESKMVSEVFRHIISELVTSLSDLSKSNQTIQPSIMLLLESKIKRLESSNQEFLFAAFKKIHEQMKQLWSDFIDSQVLYIERAVTNNFNKDIFPVVYGLPIFVKNVQDSLIHTARTAKDSDVGMAESNVLKLNSFKKLAVNVVNLLQNEENAETSTSLAKPTISASDLNKTRTLLMNYNWLIELLTAMNGPVGGIFDDAIQNSKNIFESEKDKYANFMLQDTMPKLKSFVDGATRVMETTVTERANPSTWGAYSKQNLQIILNSYSTQEVKVLVRKLHKHLLEDASTGQPESMNMILCEKLWSCLQGQTVSLYLRLYTLLEKYYRGLHPNFSKNDIISAFEEYKK
- the NTF2 gene encoding Ran GTPase-binding protein NTF2 (similar to Saccharomyces cerevisiae NTF2 (YER009W); ancestral locus Anc_7.155); its protein translation is MSMDFNALAQQFTEFYYNQFDSDRSQLGNLYRDESMLTFETTQLQGTKAIVEKLTSLPFQRVSHRITTLDAQPASANGDVLVMITGDLLIDEEQNAQRFSQVFHLIPDGNSYYVFNDIFRLNYSS